The following are encoded together in the Pseudomonas sp. IB20 genome:
- a CDS encoding DNA polymerase II — protein MDLQQGFVLTRHWRDTAAGTEVSFWLATDQGPRCVRLPAQTSVMFIPEAYRKPLGWLLNGERDIELRPLQLCDFHHRPVLGLYTRQHRQLMDLEKRLRAAGVDVYEGDVRPPERYMMERFITAPVWFGGTPDANGSLIDAQMKPAPDYRPPLKLVSLDIETTAQGDLYSIALEGCGERQVYMLGPPNKTCAVDFKLDYCDTRAQLLERLNQWLATHDPDAIIGWNVVQFDLRVLHEHAQRLNVPLLLGRGGEAMAWREHGSRNHYFASAAGRLIIDGIEALRSATWSFESFSLENVAQTLLGEGKDISTPYQRMDEINRMFAEDKPALARYNLKDCELVTRIFEKTELLKFLLERASVTGLPADRNGGSVAAFTHLYMPLMHRQGFVAPNLGDKPPQASPGGFVMDSRPGLYESVLVLDYKSLYPSIIRSFLIDPVGLIEGLKHPDDSESVEGFRGARFSRTRHCLPSIVTRVSEGREAAKRDHNAPLSQALKIIMNAFYGVLGSSGCRFFDTRLASSITMRGHQIMRQTRELVEAKGYEVIYGDTDSTFVWLGSAHAADDASRIGRELVQHVNDWWRAHLQAEYGLQSALELQYETHFSRFLMPTIRGAEEGSKKRYAGLVVRADGSEEMIYKGLETVRSDWSPLARQFQQELYQRIFHRQPHQDYVRDYVRRTLSGELDDLLIYRKRLRRQLDDYERNVPPHVRAARLADEYNDRLGRPRQYQRGGWISYVITVNGPEPLEVRQAPIDYDHYVTRQLQPVADAILPFVNDDFATLVGGQMGLF, from the coding sequence GTGGATTTACAGCAGGGTTTTGTCCTGACCCGGCATTGGCGCGACACGGCGGCAGGTACGGAGGTCAGTTTCTGGCTGGCGACCGACCAAGGCCCCCGGTGCGTGCGCTTACCCGCGCAAACCTCGGTGATGTTCATTCCCGAGGCCTATCGCAAGCCGCTGGGTTGGTTGCTCAACGGCGAGCGCGATATCGAGCTGCGCCCGCTGCAGCTGTGCGATTTCCATCACCGCCCGGTATTGGGCCTCTACACCCGCCAGCACCGCCAGTTGATGGACCTGGAAAAACGCCTGCGTGCCGCCGGTGTGGATGTCTACGAAGGCGACGTGCGCCCGCCCGAGCGCTACATGATGGAGCGCTTCATCACCGCCCCGGTGTGGTTCGGCGGCACACCAGACGCCAACGGCAGCCTGATCGACGCGCAGATGAAACCCGCGCCCGACTACCGCCCGCCGCTGAAGCTGGTGTCCCTGGACATCGAGACCACCGCCCAGGGCGATCTGTATTCCATCGCCCTCGAGGGCTGCGGCGAGCGCCAGGTGTACATGCTCGGCCCGCCGAACAAAACCTGTGCGGTGGACTTCAAACTCGACTACTGCGACACCCGCGCGCAACTGCTCGAACGCCTCAACCAATGGCTGGCCACCCATGACCCCGACGCGATCATCGGCTGGAACGTGGTGCAGTTCGACCTGCGCGTGCTCCACGAGCATGCCCAGCGCCTCAACGTGCCGCTGTTGCTGGGCCGTGGCGGTGAAGCCATGGCCTGGCGCGAACACGGCAGCCGCAATCACTACTTCGCGTCTGCAGCGGGGCGCTTGATTATCGACGGCATCGAAGCCCTGCGCTCGGCCACTTGGAGCTTCGAGTCCTTTAGCCTGGAAAACGTCGCGCAAACCCTGCTCGGCGAAGGCAAGGACATCTCCACGCCGTACCAGCGCATGGACGAAATCAACCGCATGTTCGCCGAGGACAAGCCCGCCCTGGCGCGCTACAACCTCAAGGACTGCGAGCTGGTCACGCGGATTTTCGAGAAAACCGAGCTGCTCAAGTTCCTGCTCGAGCGCGCCAGCGTCACCGGGCTGCCGGCCGACCGCAACGGCGGTTCCGTCGCGGCGTTCACCCATTTGTACATGCCGCTGATGCACCGCCAGGGCTTCGTCGCGCCGAACCTGGGCGACAAACCGCCCCAGGCCAGCCCCGGCGGGTTCGTGATGGACTCGCGTCCCGGCCTCTATGAATCGGTGCTGGTGCTCGACTACAAAAGCCTTTACCCGTCGATCATTCGCAGCTTCCTGATCGACCCGGTGGGGCTGATCGAAGGCCTCAAGCACCCCGATGACAGCGAGTCGGTGGAAGGCTTTCGCGGCGCGCGCTTTTCGCGTACCCGGCACTGCCTGCCGTCCATCGTCACCCGCGTTTCCGAAGGGCGCGAAGCCGCCAAGCGTGACCACAACGCGCCATTGTCCCAGGCGCTGAAGATCATCATGAACGCCTTCTACGGCGTGCTCGGTTCCAGCGGTTGCCGGTTCTTCGACACCCGGCTGGCGTCCTCGATCACGATGCGCGGGCATCAGATCATGCGCCAGACCCGCGAGCTGGTGGAGGCCAAGGGGTATGAGGTGATCTACGGCGACACCGACTCCACCTTCGTCTGGCTCGGCAGTGCGCATGCTGCGGATGACGCCAGCCGCATCGGCCGGGAATTGGTGCAGCACGTCAACGACTGGTGGCGCGCGCATTTGCAAGCTGAATACGGCCTGCAAAGCGCCCTGGAACTGCAATACGAAACCCACTTCAGCCGCTTTCTCATGCCGACCATTCGCGGCGCGGAGGAGGGCAGCAAAAAGCGTTACGCCGGCTTGGTCGTGCGCGCTGATGGCAGCGAAGAGATGATCTACAAAGGCCTGGAAACCGTGCGCAGCGACTGGTCGCCCCTGGCCCGGCAATTCCAGCAGGAGCTCTACCAGCGCATCTTCCATCGCCAGCCCCATCAGGACTACGTTCGCGACTACGTGCGCCGCACCTTGAGTGGCGAACTCGACGACTTGCTGATCTACCGCAAACGCCTGCGCCGCCAATTGGACGACTACGAACGCAACGTGCCGCCGCATGTGCGCGCCGCACGCCTGGCCGATGAATACAACGACCGCCTGGGGCGCCCGCGCCAGTACCAGCGCGGTGGCTGGATCAGCTATGTGATCACGGTCAACGGCCCGGAACCGCTGGAAGTGCGGCAGGCGCCGATCGACTACGACCACTACGTCACCCGGCAATTGCAGCCGGTGGCGGATGCGATTTTGCCGTTCGTCAACGACGATTTCGCCACCCTGGTCGGCGGGCAAATGGGCCTGTTCTAA
- a CDS encoding aminopeptidase P family protein: protein MSTQPLTHGTVPQRLAHTRELMRREGIHALLVPSADPHLSEYLPGYWQGRQWLSGFHGSVGTLIVTADFAGVWADSRYWEQATKELKGSGIELVKLQPGQPGPLEWLAEQTPEGAVVAVDGAVMAVASARTLGGKLAERGARLRTDIDVLNEVWQDRPALPNQPIYQHLPPQATVSRGEKLATLRASLKEKGADWHFIATLDDIAWLFNLRGGDVSFNPVFVSFALINQQQATLFVAPSKVDAELRTVLEQDGVTLRDYSEVADALRAVPKGASLQVDPARVTAGLLENLDAGVKLVEGLNPTTLAKSRKSLADAEHIRQAMEQDGAALCEFFAWLDSALGRERITELTIDEHLTAARTRRPGYVSLSFNTIAAFNANGAMPHYHATEEEHALIEGDGLLLIDSGGQYLGGTTDITRMVPIGAPSEEQKRDCTRVLKGVIALSRAHFPKGILSPLLDAIARAPIWAEGVDYGHGTGHGVGYFLNVHEGPQVIAYQAAITPQTAMQPGMITSIEPGTYRPGRWGVRIENLVLNREAGKTEFGEFLKFETLTLCPIDTRCLEPSLLTADEREWFNAYHAEVRERLSPLLSGAALEWLQVRTAAI from the coding sequence ATGAGTACGCAGCCTTTGACCCATGGAACGGTTCCCCAGCGCCTGGCGCATACCCGTGAACTGATGCGCCGCGAGGGCATCCACGCCCTGCTGGTGCCCTCGGCCGACCCGCACTTGTCCGAGTACTTGCCGGGTTACTGGCAGGGGCGACAATGGTTGTCGGGGTTCCATGGTTCAGTGGGCACATTGATTGTCACCGCAGATTTCGCCGGTGTGTGGGCCGATAGCCGTTATTGGGAACAGGCGACCAAGGAACTCAAGGGCAGTGGTATCGAGTTGGTGAAGTTGCAGCCCGGCCAACCCGGCCCGCTGGAATGGCTGGCCGAGCAAACCCCGGAAGGCGCCGTGGTGGCGGTGGACGGCGCGGTCATGGCCGTGGCCTCGGCGCGTACTTTGGGCGGCAAGCTGGCAGAGCGCGGCGCGCGTTTGCGTACCGATATCGATGTGCTCAATGAAGTCTGGCAAGACCGCCCGGCATTGCCGAACCAGCCGATCTATCAACACTTGCCGCCGCAGGCCACCGTCAGCCGTGGCGAGAAACTCGCCACGCTGCGCGCCAGTTTGAAAGAGAAGGGCGCCGACTGGCACTTCATCGCCACCCTGGATGACATCGCCTGGTTGTTCAACCTGCGTGGCGGCGATGTGTCGTTCAACCCGGTGTTTGTCTCGTTTGCCTTGATCAACCAGCAGCAGGCCACTTTGTTTGTGGCGCCGAGTAAGGTCGATGCCGAGTTGCGTACGGTGCTGGAGCAAGACGGTGTAACCCTGCGCGACTACAGCGAAGTGGCGGATGCGCTGCGTGCCGTGCCGAAGGGCGCGAGCCTGCAAGTCGACCCGGCGCGGGTGACGGCCGGTTTGCTGGAAAACCTCGATGCCGGCGTCAAGCTGGTCGAAGGGTTGAACCCGACCACCCTGGCCAAATCGCGCAAGAGCCTGGCGGACGCCGAGCATATCCGCCAAGCCATGGAGCAGGATGGCGCGGCGTTGTGCGAATTCTTCGCTTGGCTGGACAGTGCGCTGGGCCGTGAGCGCATCACCGAGCTGACCATTGATGAACACCTGACGGCCGCGCGTACCCGTCGTCCGGGTTATGTGTCGCTGAGTTTCAATACAATTGCTGCATTCAACGCCAACGGCGCGATGCCGCACTACCACGCCACCGAAGAAGAGCACGCGCTGATCGAAGGCGATGGCTTGCTGCTGATCGACTCGGGCGGCCAGTACCTGGGCGGCACCACGGACATCACGCGGATGGTGCCGATCGGCGCGCCGAGCGAAGAGCAGAAGCGCGACTGCACGCGTGTGCTTAAGGGCGTGATTGCTCTGTCGCGCGCGCACTTCCCCAAGGGCATTCTGTCGCCGCTGCTGGACGCCATTGCGCGTGCGCCGATCTGGGCTGAAGGCGTGGACTACGGCCATGGTACCGGTCACGGTGTAGGTTATTTCTTGAATGTGCACGAAGGCCCACAGGTGATCGCTTATCAGGCCGCCATTACGCCGCAAACGGCTATGCAGCCAGGCATGATTACGTCGATTGAGCCGGGTACTTATCGCCCAGGCCGTTGGGGGGTGCGCATCGAGAACCTGGTGTTGAACCGTGAAGCGGGCAAGACCGAGTTTGGTGAGTTCCTTAAGTTTGAAACCCTGACCTTGTGCCCAATCGATACCCGTTGCCTGGAACCGTCGCTGCTGACGGCGGACGAGCGCGAGTGGTTCAACGCCTACCACGCTGAGGTCCGAGAGCGTTTGAGCCCGTTGCTCAGCGGTGCCGCGCTGGAATGGTTGCAGGTGCGTACTGCGGCTATTTGA
- a CDS encoding 2-hydroxychromene-2-carboxylate isomerase has protein sequence MSKTLEFFFDLGSPATYLAYTQLPALCAETGTQLVYQPMLLGGVFKATGNASPITIPAKGRYMFNDLARYAQRYNVTLKFNPHFPINTLVLMRAVTGIQMRQPERFQDIIDCLFRALWVESRHLGDPAVVASVLTEAGFNPEEVLGLANDESVKAALKDTTEQAIQRGVFGAPSMFVGNQLFFGQDRLDFVREALS, from the coding sequence ATGAGTAAAACCCTGGAATTCTTCTTTGACCTCGGCAGCCCCGCCACTTACCTGGCGTACACCCAACTCCCCGCCCTGTGTGCCGAAACCGGCACACAGCTGGTTTATCAACCAATGCTGTTGGGCGGCGTATTCAAAGCCACCGGCAATGCCTCACCGATCACCATCCCTGCCAAAGGTCGTTACATGTTTAATGACCTGGCGCGATACGCCCAACGCTACAACGTGACGCTCAAGTTCAACCCGCACTTCCCCATCAACACCCTGGTACTGATGCGTGCGGTGACTGGCATCCAAATGCGCCAACCCGAGCGTTTCCAAGACATCATCGACTGCCTGTTCCGCGCCCTATGGGTCGAAAGTCGCCACTTGGGCGATCCTGCTGTCGTGGCCTCGGTGCTGACCGAAGCGGGCTTTAACCCCGAAGAGGTGCTGGGCCTGGCGAATGACGAAAGCGTAAAAGCTGCACTCAAGGACACCACCGAACAAGCCATTCAACGCGGCGTGTTCGGTGCGCCCAGTATGTTTGTAGGCAACCAGCTGTTCTTCGGTCAGGACCGTCTGGATTTTGTGCGCGAAGCCCTCAGCTAG
- a CDS encoding SDR family oxidoreductase — translation MTDNPKIVLVVGAGDATGGAIAKRFAREGYIACVTRRSADKLQPLVDSIQAAGGQAHGFACDARKEDDVIALIEQIETELGPIEAFVFNIGANVPCSILEETARKYFKIWEMACFSGFLNAREVAKRMVTRNRGTLLFTGATAGLRGSAGFAAFAGAKHGIRALAQSMARELGPMNIHVAHVVIDGAIDTDFIRDNFPQKYAQKDQDGILNPEHIADNYWYLHTQPRDAWTFELDLRPWNEPW, via the coding sequence ATGACAGACAACCCGAAAATCGTACTGGTAGTGGGTGCCGGTGACGCCACCGGCGGCGCCATCGCCAAGCGCTTCGCCCGCGAGGGTTACATAGCCTGCGTCACCCGCCGCAGCGCCGACAAGCTGCAGCCCTTGGTGGACAGCATCCAGGCAGCGGGTGGCCAAGCTCATGGCTTTGCCTGCGATGCGCGCAAAGAAGACGACGTCATCGCGCTGATCGAGCAGATCGAAACCGAACTAGGCCCCATCGAAGCATTCGTCTTCAACATCGGCGCCAATGTGCCGTGCAGCATCCTCGAAGAAACAGCGCGCAAGTACTTCAAGATATGGGAGATGGCCTGCTTCTCCGGCTTCCTGAACGCGCGCGAAGTGGCCAAACGGATGGTCACGCGCAACCGTGGCACCCTCTTGTTCACGGGTGCGACAGCAGGCTTGCGCGGTAGTGCAGGTTTTGCTGCCTTCGCCGGCGCCAAGCACGGCATCCGAGCGCTCGCGCAAAGCATGGCGCGAGAACTCGGGCCCATGAATATCCACGTCGCCCATGTGGTGATCGACGGTGCCATCGACACGGACTTCATTCGCGACAATTTCCCACAAAAATACGCCCAGAAAGATCAGGACGGCATCCTCAATCCCGAACACATCGCCGACAACTATTGGTACCTGCACACCCAGCCCCGCGACGCCTGGACCTTCGAGCTGGACCTGCGCCCCTGGAATGAACCCTGGTAA
- the mrdA gene encoding penicillin-binding protein 2 — MPEPIPIKDHEKENRLVNKRLLACALLVIGITCALVGRMYFLQVVQYDYHSTISENNRVHVLPITPTRGLIYDRNGVVLADNRPSYNLTITRERTTDLKGELDAIVNLLHLPAEDRAVFDKALKQARHPFVPVTLFYELTEEQIAVLAVNEFRLPGVDVEPQFVRHYPLGAHFAHSIGYVGRINEKESKALDSVEYRGTQSIGKTGIERFYESELHGHVGYEEVETNAQGRVLRVLKHTDPIPGKNIVLSLDVKLQEAAEEALGDRRGSVVALDPQTGEVLAMVSKPSFDPNLFVTGISFKEYAALHDSIDRPLFNRVLRGLYAPGSTIKPEVAIAGLDSGVVTAQTRVFDPGYYQLPDFDHKYRNWNHSGDGWVDMDAAIMRSNDTYFYDLAHKLGIDRLHDYLAEFGLGQKVSLDMFEESAGLMPSQAWKRATRRQPWFPGETVILGIGQGYMQVTPLQLAQATALIANKGVWNRPHLAKTINGVPPVDENPMPNVVLKDPRDWEQVNHGMQLVMHDPRGIARAAAAGAQYRIAGKSGTAQVVAIKQGERYNRNKTLERHRDNALFVGFAPAEHPTIVISVMIENGEAGGRVAGPVVRQIMDAWLLDQDGHLKPQYATPAKAPGDPRV; from the coding sequence ATGCCTGAACCGATACCGATCAAGGATCACGAAAAAGAAAACCGCCTGGTCAACAAGCGCCTGCTCGCCTGTGCGCTGTTGGTCATCGGCATCACCTGTGCCCTGGTGGGCCGCATGTATTTCCTGCAAGTGGTGCAGTACGACTATCACTCGACCATTTCCGAAAACAACCGGGTCCACGTCCTGCCGATTACGCCCACCCGCGGGCTGATCTATGACCGTAACGGCGTGGTGCTGGCCGACAACCGTCCCAGCTACAACCTGACGATCACCCGCGAACGTACCACCGACCTCAAGGGTGAACTGGACGCCATCGTCAATCTGTTGCACTTGCCCGCCGAAGACCGCGCCGTATTCGACAAGGCGCTGAAACAGGCGCGCCATCCTTTCGTGCCCGTCACGTTGTTCTACGAATTGACCGAAGAACAGATCGCCGTATTGGCTGTTAACGAATTCCGCCTGCCCGGGGTGGACGTTGAACCGCAGTTCGTTCGCCATTACCCGTTGGGCGCGCACTTTGCGCATTCAATCGGCTATGTCGGCCGAATCAACGAAAAAGAATCCAAAGCCCTCGACTCCGTGGAGTACCGCGGTACCCAGTCCATCGGCAAAACCGGTATCGAGCGCTTCTACGAGTCCGAACTGCACGGCCACGTGGGTTATGAAGAGGTCGAGACCAACGCCCAAGGCCGTGTGCTGCGGGTGCTTAAGCACACCGACCCGATCCCCGGTAAAAACATCGTTCTGAGCCTGGACGTCAAACTGCAGGAAGCCGCGGAAGAGGCCTTGGGCGATCGGCGCGGTTCGGTGGTTGCCCTCGACCCGCAAACTGGCGAAGTCCTGGCGATGGTCAGCAAGCCGAGCTTTGACCCGAACCTGTTCGTCACCGGCATCAGCTTCAAGGAATATGCCGCGCTGCATGATTCCATCGACCGGCCGCTGTTCAACCGCGTGCTGCGCGGGCTCTACGCGCCCGGTTCGACGATCAAGCCGGAAGTCGCTATCGCCGGCCTCGACAGTGGTGTGGTCACCGCGCAAACCCGCGTGTTCGACCCCGGTTACTACCAGTTGCCCGATTTTGACCACAAATACCGTAACTGGAACCACAGCGGCGACGGCTGGGTGGACATGGACGCCGCCATCATGCGTTCCAACGACACGTATTTTTACGACCTGGCCCACAAGCTGGGCATCGACCGCCTGCACGACTACCTGGCCGAATTCGGCCTCGGCCAGAAAGTCTCCCTCGACATGTTCGAAGAGTCAGCCGGCCTGATGCCTTCCCAGGCCTGGAAGCGCGCGACACGGCGCCAGCCGTGGTTCCCGGGCGAAACCGTGATCCTCGGCATCGGCCAGGGCTACATGCAAGTCACACCGTTGCAGTTAGCCCAGGCCACCGCTTTGATTGCCAACAAAGGCGTGTGGAACCGACCGCACCTGGCCAAGACCATCAATGGCGTGCCGCCAGTGGATGAGAACCCGATGCCCAACGTGGTCCTCAAGGACCCGCGTGATTGGGAGCAGGTTAACCATGGCATGCAGCTGGTGATGCATGACCCGCGTGGTATCGCGCGGGCCGCAGCAGCAGGCGCGCAATACCGCATCGCCGGCAAGAGTGGTACAGCGCAAGTCGTCGCGATCAAGCAGGGTGAGCGTTACAACCGTAACAAGACCCTGGAGCGCCATCGCGACAACGCCTTGTTCGTTGGCTTCGCGCCGGCCGAGCACCCGACAATCGTGATCTCGGTGATGATCGAAAACGGCGAGGCCGGAGGCCGGGTAGCGGGCCCTGTGGTGCGGCAAATCATGGATGCCTGGCTACTCGACCAGGACGGCCACCTGAAGCCGCAATATGCCACGCCGGCCAAAGCCCCGGGCGACCCGCGCGTTTAA
- a CDS encoding glutathione S-transferase N-terminal domain-containing protein yields MYTLYGIDESGSCMIEIALQRCAVPWRRIDASSWADGEGSEDLARINPLKQIPTLVTPDGQVLTESAAILIHLGLEFPASHLLAGNRAQILRGLVYIAANCYSAIGIIDYPQRWLGTADEALQTQLTTGTRRYLHHAWVVFAQQFADQLFTPDTVPNALGIMAAAVSRWDAARDVLNDLAPGFAQTLAQVDADPLVAPVFARHWPEWGVS; encoded by the coding sequence ATGTACACGCTCTACGGCATTGATGAATCCGGCTCTTGCATGATCGAAATCGCCCTACAGCGTTGCGCGGTGCCCTGGCGCCGTATCGACGCCAGTTCCTGGGCGGACGGCGAGGGCAGCGAAGACCTGGCGCGCATCAACCCGCTCAAACAGATTCCCACCCTGGTCACGCCCGATGGCCAGGTGCTGACCGAAAGCGCCGCGATCCTGATCCACCTGGGCCTGGAGTTCCCCGCCTCCCATCTACTCGCCGGCAACCGCGCGCAGATCCTGCGCGGCCTGGTGTACATCGCCGCGAACTGCTACTCGGCCATCGGCATCATCGACTACCCGCAACGCTGGCTGGGCACTGCAGATGAAGCGCTGCAAACGCAATTGACCACCGGTACGCGGCGCTATCTGCATCACGCCTGGGTGGTGTTCGCCCAGCAGTTCGCCGACCAGTTGTTTACCCCGGATACTGTGCCGAATGCACTGGGCATCATGGCCGCAGCGGTGTCGCGCTGGGACGCGGCGCGGGATGTGTTAAACGACCTGGCGCCAGGCTTTGCCCAGACGCTGGCGCAGGTGGATGCCGACCCCCTCGTGGCGCCCGTGTTTGCTCGGCATTGGCCGGAATGGGGCGTCTCCTAA
- a CDS encoding SRPBCC family protein: MHVLDRIERKVLLNAPRKQVWEALTDAEQFGSWFGIALEGKTFAPGQTIEAPITYKGYEHVVWKAKIERILPQTLFSFWWHPYSVEEGVDYDSETPTLVEFTIEDRAPGILLRVVESGFDAVPEARRQKAFKKNSRGWDEQMSNIETYLGQARRD; this comes from the coding sequence ATGCATGTATTAGATCGCATCGAACGAAAAGTCCTGCTCAACGCTCCACGTAAACAGGTGTGGGAAGCACTCACCGATGCCGAGCAATTCGGCAGTTGGTTCGGCATCGCCCTCGAAGGCAAAACCTTTGCCCCCGGGCAAACCATCGAAGCGCCGATCACCTATAAAGGCTACGAGCATGTGGTGTGGAAGGCCAAGATCGAGCGCATCTTGCCACAAACCTTGTTCTCGTTCTGGTGGCACCCTTACTCGGTCGAAGAAGGTGTCGACTACGACAGCGAAACACCAACCCTGGTGGAATTCACCATCGAAGATCGCGCGCCAGGCATTCTGCTGCGGGTGGTTGAATCCGGTTTTGACGCCGTGCCCGAAGCCCGACGCCAGAAAGCCTTCAAGAAGAATTCCCGTGGCTGGGATGAGCAAATGAGCAACATCGAAACCTATCTGGGCCAGGCCCGTCGCGACTGA
- the rhtA gene encoding threonine/homoserine exporter RhtA, whose product MSTPPRSLASALFPVGLLLIAMASIQSGASLAKSMFPIVGAQGTTTLRLIFASAIMLLLLRPWRAKLTAKSLRTVVIYGMALGGMNFLFYMSLRTVPLGIAVALEFTGPLAVAIYASRRAVDFLWIGLAIAGLLLLIPIGEANSGIDLTGAAYALGAGVCWALYILFGQKAGNDNGVQTAALGVMIAALFVAPIGIVHAGSALLTPALIPVAIGVAILSTALPYTLEMVALTRLPARTFGTLMSIEPAFGALSGLFFLQEHLSLAQWLAIACIILASVGATLTMRNESKPLVPAD is encoded by the coding sequence ATGAGCACCCCACCCCGCAGCCTGGCCTCGGCATTGTTTCCTGTCGGCCTGCTGTTGATCGCCATGGCCTCTATCCAGTCGGGCGCTTCGCTGGCCAAGAGCATGTTCCCCATCGTCGGCGCACAGGGCACCACGACCCTGCGACTGATTTTCGCCAGTGCGATTATGCTGCTTCTGTTACGCCCCTGGCGCGCCAAGCTGACGGCCAAGTCCCTGCGCACCGTCGTCATCTATGGCATGGCACTGGGCGGTATGAACTTTCTCTTCTATATGTCCTTGCGCACAGTGCCACTGGGCATCGCGGTAGCGCTCGAATTCACAGGCCCACTCGCCGTTGCTATCTACGCTTCGCGCCGAGCAGTGGACTTTCTGTGGATTGGCCTCGCAATCGCTGGCCTTCTTTTATTAATCCCAATTGGGGAAGCCAACAGCGGCATCGACTTGACCGGTGCAGCCTACGCACTGGGTGCCGGTGTTTGCTGGGCGTTGTACATCCTGTTCGGTCAGAAGGCCGGCAATGACAATGGCGTCCAAACTGCGGCTCTCGGTGTAATGATCGCCGCTTTGTTTGTCGCCCCCATCGGCATCGTGCATGCTGGCTCCGCTCTACTCACGCCCGCATTGATCCCCGTGGCGATTGGTGTCGCCATTCTCTCCACGGCCTTGCCCTACACCCTGGAAATGGTCGCGCTCACTCGCCTTCCTGCCCGCACCTTCGGCACCCTGATGAGTATCGAACCCGCATTCGGCGCGCTTTCCGGTCTGTTCTTCCTGCAGGAACATTTGTCCCTGGCACAATGGCTGGCCATCGCGTGCATTATTTTGGCCTCAGTAGGCGCCACACTGACGATGCGCAACGAATCCAAACCCTTGGTGCCGGCGGACTGA
- a CDS encoding GNAT family N-acetyltransferase, with translation MTQITLTGNTVELQPLQREHAAALVEAAADGELWNLNVTNVPGPETVDKYLDIALIGREAGSMIPFAVVRRDSGQVVGSTRFWKVDRVNRKLEIGHTFLAQSTQKTAVNTEAKLLLLTYAFEVLECVRVQFSTDELNEKSRAAILRLGALQEGIVRHERIMPDGRKRNSVRFSIIDSEWPQVKANLQAKLLR, from the coding sequence ATGACTCAGATCACCCTGACCGGCAACACGGTCGAACTCCAGCCACTGCAACGTGAACACGCGGCTGCCTTGGTCGAGGCTGCCGCCGACGGCGAGCTGTGGAACCTCAACGTCACCAATGTGCCCGGCCCCGAGACTGTCGACAAGTACCTCGACATTGCGCTCATCGGCCGTGAGGCCGGCAGCATGATCCCGTTCGCTGTGGTACGTCGCGACAGCGGCCAGGTGGTCGGCAGTACACGCTTCTGGAAGGTGGACAGGGTGAATCGCAAGCTTGAGATCGGCCACACTTTCTTGGCGCAATCCACGCAAAAAACCGCGGTCAACACCGAAGCCAAACTGTTGCTGCTGACCTACGCCTTCGAAGTATTGGAGTGCGTGCGCGTGCAATTCAGCACCGACGAACTCAACGAAAAGTCCCGCGCCGCGATCCTGCGCCTCGGCGCCTTACAAGAAGGCATCGTGCGCCACGAACGCATCATGCCCGACGGGCGCAAGCGCAACTCGGTGCGCTTTAGCATCATCGATTCGGAATGGCCGCAGGTGAAGGCCAACTTGCAGGCCAAACTGCTGCGATAA
- a CDS encoding GFA family protein — MTDPLNGSCFCEAVRYQVDNLDMPISHCHCDSCRKVHAAAFVATAGVMREHFRWTQGEALLSSFESSPGKLRHFCSRCGSHLMAERGHQPHVIVRVATLDNDPGVRPTAHIWTAHDVPWLAYAGVEHWDEWKA; from the coding sequence ATGACTGACCCGTTGAATGGAAGTTGCTTCTGCGAGGCTGTGCGCTACCAAGTCGACAACCTGGACATGCCCATCAGCCATTGCCACTGCGACAGCTGCCGTAAGGTGCATGCCGCAGCATTTGTGGCCACGGCTGGGGTGATGCGCGAACATTTTCGCTGGACGCAGGGTGAGGCGCTGCTGTCGTCGTTTGAGTCTTCGCCCGGCAAACTCCGGCATTTCTGCTCGCGTTGCGGCTCACATCTGATGGCGGAGCGAGGGCATCAGCCCCATGTGATTGTGCGGGTGGCGACGCTGGATAATGATCCGGGCGTACGGCCCACCGCGCACATCTGGACGGCCCATGATGTGCCCTGGCTTGCGTATGCAGGCGTAGAGCACTGGGACGAATGGAAGGCCTGA